The Rattus rattus isolate New Zealand chromosome 8, Rrattus_CSIRO_v1, whole genome shotgun sequence genome contains the following window.
AGCAGAACAGAGATGCTGCAGAGACAAGAATGGCCACTGTTGCCCTACATATTATTCCTAAAGAAATGGTCTTCCATATATTTATGGTTATTTCTGTACCTTAGCTCCCTTAAAATGTAgaaaacagaagcacagaaaaggatgggcttgtttttatctttcttttcacaTTCTTAGTCTTGTGTTGAAGGCTTGGAGATTGGAGAGGGcttgtattttgttgttacttaCTGTTATTACTTTTACTGTTGTAACAGATATGACCCGGGAAAGAATGGCTTTAGGAAATGACTCTTCAGTGACAGAATTCATCCTGCTGGGCTTGACACAGAATCAAGAGCTCcagctgcctctcttcttcctcttcctgggaaTCTATGTGGTCTCTGTGGTGGGGAACCTGGGCTTGATTGTTCTGATTGTTTTGAATCCTCAcctgcacacccccatgtactacTTTCTCTTCAACCTTTCCTTCACAGATCTCTGCTATTCCTCTGTCATAACCCCCAGAATGCTGGTGGGTTTTGTGAAGCAGAACATCATCTCTCATGCTGAGTGCCTGActcagctctttttcttctgcttctttgttaTTGATGAATGCTACATTCTGACAGCGATGGCCTATGACAGATATGCTGCCATTTGTAAGCCCCTGCTTTACCAGGTCACCATGTCTCATCGGGTCTGCCTCTTGATGACAGTCGGGGTGTATGTGATGGGGCTTCTGGAAGCCATCACACATACTGGCAACATGCTAAGCCTGACCTTCTGTGATGGCAACATCATCAATCATTACATGTGTGATATATCCCCTCTTCTACAACTCTCCTGCAGAAGCACCTCCATGAATGAAGTGGTGGTTTTCATTGTTGTGGGTTTTAATGTAACAGTGCCCAGCCTGACTATCTTTATTTCTTACACTTTGATCCTTTCCAACATCCTCAGCATCCATTCTACAGCAGGTAGATCGAAAGCCTTCAGTACCTGTGGCTCCCATGTGAtagctctttctcttttcttcggagctgtaGCCTTCATGTACCTTAAACCTTCCAGTGCATCTgtggatgatgatgataaagtCTCTACCATTTTTTATACAATTGTGGGCCCAATGCTGAATCCTTTCATCTACAGTATAAGGAATAAGGATGTTCACATTGCCCTGAGAAAAACTTTGAAGAGAAGCACATTTCCTTAAGTAGAATTTGTAGTTGTATGGGAGTAATGTCTTAGGACATGTACGGCTTACAGGTAGGGAGATGACTGGAGAGATAACTTCTTTCCTGAGCATTTGCTTACATGCAAAAGGCCTGGATTTAACTCATAGCATCTTAAAGCAGcaataccaaaataaataaataaataaataaataaataaataaataatcaccacaccaaaatttaaaaagtatattcaaATGCAAAACATGTATTCAAATGCAGCTAAtattattcaaaattaaattaattgtATAGGAAAATTCAGAAGTATAGACAATAAAGGATGACTAATCCTTCATACTCTCACAGTACAGAAAATAGTTTATTCTGTAATTTCACGAaagcatatatattattttttcagtATTGAATCcaagcaaacacatttttttttgtagccaTCTACCAGTATGGTACATTCTAGCTTCAGAAATCTTGAGGTACAAAACTCTGGATGCTATTACACTTGGAAATTGTTAGGTcctgagattttaaaatgtatacttttatttgatattttttgcTAGTGTGTGTTTAAGGAATAATATTCAGACTattgtatgctaggcaagtgctattccactgagctacacctgaAGCACAATTGTGAGATCTTTGATTAGAATATAGCTAGAAGTTTTATGTTGCTCTATCACTGAAATACTGATTTCAGAAGCCTTGGAGAAAGTAACACAATAATTCAGTTAATAATCTGCCAGAAAATATTtaggagattttattttaaaggctcCTATGTTTCTCCAAAGCCTAAAGTATGGACGGGAAATGCCTCCCTTactcttgtctttttaaaatattcttaaaggacTCTGGTAAAGAAGACTTGATGAACCTgttgtaattccagtgctctcaaactgaaaacaaaacaatttaagtCCTTCATGAGAAAGCAAACCTGTATTAGGCTTTCTCTTCATGGGCTTGAGGTGGGCATGTTTGTAAAGACAGGCTACATCTACTTTGGGAAGAAGTTCACTGCACAAGTTTACTGCTTATCACTGGAGAAACTTTCACTTTTCTCAAATAAATTATACAGTCCTGATTTATTAGCACTTAGTATTTTCCATTTCATaattttgctttctctgtctctcaagactttccttctgtctctcaaaTCTCCACCCAGTAAATAAGTTTAATGATGTATAAAATTTAAACTGTGAATCCATCCCGTTTTAGCCATAGAGATACCTAAggtttgataaaaaataaaaaaatatagctTTGAAAACAACTGTAGATCTTTCTGAATGTAGAAAGACCAGTAAGGTGAGAAAGATAACTTTTATGTTTGTGAGATTGTTTGGTAAAAATAACACTCAAAGGTCTTGAACAAAT
Protein-coding sequences here:
- the LOC116907574 gene encoding olfactory receptor 145-like; amino-acid sequence: MTRERMALGNDSSVTEFILLGLTQNQELQLPLFFLFLGIYVVSVVGNLGLIVLIVLNPHLHTPMYYFLFNLSFTDLCYSSVITPRMLVGFVKQNIISHAECLTQLFFFCFFVIDECYILTAMAYDRYAAICKPLLYQVTMSHRVCLLMTVGVYVMGLLEAITHTGNMLSLTFCDGNIINHYMCDISPLLQLSCRSTSMNEVVVFIVVGFNVTVPSLTIFISYTLILSNILSIHSTAGRSKAFSTCGSHVIALSLFFGAVAFMYLKPSSASVDDDDKVSTIFYTIVGPMLNPFIYSIRNKDVHIALRKTLKRSTFP